Proteins from a single region of Mustela erminea isolate mMusErm1 chromosome X, mMusErm1.Pri, whole genome shotgun sequence:
- the LOC116583059 gene encoding doublesex- and mab-3-related transcription factor C1-like, which produces MDPNEMPAVPCCPSDPPIGLETGAPWGIELGPTRAVSRCARCYNHGFTDQVKDQDHFCLFKACECHKCAFFSEHHSVLPAESALKREQGANLKRHLAQGQTRSEASPPKAHSHVKKLTIQAGALNKRPRSSADRSYPKIFVSVLDSSSLEDATNNFSFQEDPQGSCPAQDAPESSDQDSDSASEWQRKLEAAEALLILRDSPQASSGSSSVLHPCVATNPAEDRGPQPPNPSLRPREPAPFLCLLGIWGASPS; this is translated from the exons ATGGATCCCAATGAAATGCCTGCTGTGCCCTGCTGCCCCTCCGACCCCCCTATTGGACTTGAGACTGGAGCCCCGTGGGGGATTGAACTTGGCCCCACAAGAGCTGTGAGTCGCTGTGCCCGCTGCTACAACCACGGCTTCACTGACCAAGTCAAGGACCAGGATCACTTCTGCCTCTTCAAGGCCTGCGAGTGTCACAAGTGTGCCTTCTTCTC GGAACACCACAGTGTCTTGCCTGCTGAGAGTGCCTTGAAGAGGGAGCAGGGGGCAAACCTAAAGAGGCACCTGGCTCAAGGGCAGACAAGGAGTGAGGCCTCCCCTCCCAAAGCTCACAGCCATGTCAAGAAGTTGACCATTCAAGCCGGAGCCCTCA ACAAGCGCCCAAGGAGCTCTGCTGACCGGTCCTACCCCAAAATCTTTGTCTCCGTCCTGGACTCCAGCAGCCTTGAAGACGCGACtaacaatttttctttccagGAAGACCCACAGGGCTCCTGCCCTGCCCAGGAT GCTCCTGAATCTTCTGACCAGGACTCGGATTCCGCCTCAGAGTGGCAGCGGAAACTGGAAGCGGCCGAGGCTCTGCTGATTCTGAGAGACTCTCCCCAGGCATCTTCTGGCTCCAGCTCCGTGCTCCATCCCTGCGTGGCGACAA ATCCTGCTGAAGATAGAGGACCCCAGCCTCCTAACCCTTCTCTGCGACCCAGGGAGCCAGCTCCATTTCTCTGCCTACTGGGCATCTGGGGTGCATCTCCCTCTTGA
- the LOC116582280 gene encoding LOW QUALITY PROTEIN: protein FAM236D-like (The sequence of the model RefSeq protein was modified relative to this genomic sequence to represent the inferred CDS: deleted 2 bases in 1 codon) yields MYGKWICDKGSKTVKDTKELVFLSDTTENPSCNGPGSPREPAGPQGAWRSWLQRALACFTRSFRGGYQILENRDHGTHGDRPMNGG; encoded by the exons ATGTATGGTAAATGGATTTGTGACAAAGGTTCTAAG aCCGTGAAAGACACCAAGGAACTGGTTTTTCTGTCTGACACCACAGAGAACCCATCC TGCAATGGCCCAGGCTCACCCAGGGAGCCTGCTGGTCCCCAAGGGGCTTGGAGGAGCTGGCTCCAGAGGGCCCTGGCATGTTTCACCAGGTCCTTCAG GGGAGGATACCAGATACTCGAAAACCGAGATCATGGGACCCACGGAGACAGACCCATGAACGGTGGTTGA